GCGGCAGGGCGGGACGGCCATCGCCTGCGCCGCCGTGACCTTCCGCAAAGATAGGGTGCACCGGGCCGGCTGTCGACAGTGCCGGGGCTTGATGCCACGCAGTCCACCCCGTGCAGACTACTCTTCGGTTCGCGACACAATCAAAAGATGACCGATTTCGGAAATGATGCCGCAAGTTGCCGCATATCAACGCATGCGGCTTCGGTGTTCGGGCGGCATGCTGGGGACACAAGGCGTCTGTCGCAATCCGCGGTCAGGGCGGCCTTGATCGCCAATCAACCGGGACACACGCAGTATGCCGGATTTTCTTCAGGGCCTGTGGTCGGGCATCCGGGAAACCGCCGACCTCATCGGCCTCACCGTTCTCGCCGCCTATCTGGGCCGGCTGCTCGTCCATGTGGGCGAGGTTCAGCGCGGCCGTCGGCGGTTTTTTTCCAAACATCTCTGGTGGGAACTGGTCGCCGCGGTCGCCATAGGGATGATCGCCGATGGCATGGCCCATCAGCTGGGCCTGACCGGCCCGCCGCGCACCGCGGCCATCGTCACCATCGCCTATCTCGGGCCACGCGGCCTTGAGGAACTGATCGTGCGCCTGATCGCCACACGTCGTGGCGGATAGGGGAGGTGCGATCATGACCACAATCTCCTTTGATTCCGGTACCGCCATTGGTGCCCCTGTGCCAGGGCGGCTGTTTCCGGCCGCACTCGGTATCGTGTTGGCCTGGGAAGGTGGCGGTCAGGTGACCGACGACCCGCTGGACCCGGGCGGTATCACCCGCTGGGGCATCAGCCTGGCGTTTCTGCGCCGGGTCGATCCGCAGGCGAACCCTGCACAGATCCGCAAGCTGACCCGAGACGATGCGGCGGCGCTGTATGCCGCACAGTTCTGGCAGCCCTTGCGCGCCGACCTGCTGCCACCGGCGCTGGCGCTGTTTGCCTTCGACACGGCGGTCAATCTGGGCGTGCCCAGAGCCGCACGGCTGTTGCAGCAGGCGGTGGGCACCGCCCCCGACGGGGTGATCGGCCCACGCAGCCTGAGTGCCGCCGCCGCAGTGGCCGAACGACCGCAGCGCCTGACCGATGCCTTGGGCGAGATGGCCGTGGGGCGCGTGCAGATCTATGTCACCCGTCCGGGATTTCCGCGCTTTGGCCGCGGCTGGATGCGGCGGGTGTTCGACCTTCACGCCCGCGCGCTGGTGTTGACCGGCCCGCGCGGGGTTGAGCGGGAGGCGGTGTGATGACCTGCCGGAGATGGACCACCCTCGCCACCATGGCCATGGTGGCCGGGCTCTCGCCGTTTATGGCCGTATCGGCCATGGCGGCCACCAGCCTCGACCTGACCCCGGCCGAGACCACCGGTATCGACATGCTGGTCACGGTGGCGGCCGGCCTGGTGGCCGATCGTCTGGGCGGTGCCGTCGGTGAGCTTGCCGGTGCCGCGGTGATGGTGGCGGGTGCCTGGGCGCTGGGCCGGATTGCAAGCTGGGCGGGTGTCGCCCGCGACGACCGGGTGCGCGCCTATCTTGAGGCGGCGCTGGAGCGTGCGGTTGATCGGGCGCTGGGTCAGCCGGGCGTGGTGCCGGGCGCAGGCCCGGCCGGGGGCGACATCGCCGAAGCGGCGGCAACCTATCTGCGGGCGACGGTGCCGGATGCCCTGCGCCGGCTGAAGATCGGCCCCGATGCCGTGGAGCGGATGGTCGAGGCGCGACTTGCGCGTCGCCTGACGGCAGGCGATCAACCGTAATCGCTGGCACCGACGATGCGATGCACGGTCAGCACGCTGGCCAGATCGTGATCCAGATCGGCACGCGGATTGAACTGGCGCAGGCACAGCCGCGACGCCGTGCGGCGGACGAACTGTTTGATCAGGCCGCGCGTCGGCATGTGCGGGTCGCCGGTGCGGATCTGAACCACCACGAAACAGCCGGCGGTGATGGGCCGGTTGGGGTTCACATGCACCAGTTCGCCGGCAAAATAGCGCGGTTCCATGCTCTCGCCCTGAACATAGACCGCATAGCCGTTGGCAACACCGGCCAGGATCGGGGGGCGGGCGACATATTCGTTGACGGCACCGTTGAAATCGAAGGCGCCGTCGTCGCCGCCCACCGCCGCGCCGAACACCGGCAGGTCGCGTGGCGCGGCCCCGGTCAGGGTGACCGCATCGGTCGGCACATCATGGCCGGCGGCAGTGCGGCGGGGCCCCGATGCCATATGGCCGGTGGCGGCATAGCCGGCGGGTGGCGCCAGGGGCGATGGCGGTGGCGGCGCTTCGCCAAGTTCTGCGGCCAATCCGGCCGGGTCAGGCATCAACAGGTCGGCGGGCGCGCAATCCAGCGCCCGGGCAAGCCTGCCCATCCATTCGGCTGTCAACCGACGGTTGCCTTTTTCCAGCTTGTTGATCTGTGACGCTTCGGTGCCGACGCGCTGACCAAGCTCCGCCATGGTCAAGCCGCGGCGTTCACGCCACATGCGAATGCGGTTATCCATGGCCAGAAAGTGGTCGATGTGGCCGCAAATTGCAATGGCCAAAACGGACATATTTTGCTTGATCAGATGGCTATCCGTGGTCAATCTGAAGCGACGCAACTGAAACGGGAGGCACTGTCCAATGACCCACAGCTTTGACACCAAGGGCACGATCTATGATATGGAGCGCGACGCCCGATACGCGCCTGGCGCGCAGGACCTGCTCGCGCCTGTCAAGGCGCTGTTCGATGAAGCCATTCACACGTTGCGCCGTCTGCCGCCGGCCGAGCGGCCGATGCGGGCGCGGGTGTCGTGGGATGAACTGGGGCTGGGCGTCGACCGGCCAGCCGGCAGGGGCGTGGCCGCCAGCCGGGGGCCGGCGCCGGGGGCCGCCGAGATATCGCGTCTGGACCTGGCGCTGGAGATCGGCCTGAAGCTGGACCCGCTGCATCGCCGGATCATCTGGGCCCGGGCCGAAGGCCGGCTGTGGAAGGTGATCGCCGGCGATCTGAACCTCGACCGCACGACATGCTGGCGTCACTGGCAGAGAGCACTGGCGCAGGCGGCTCTGGTCCATGCGCTGATCGTGGAGACCGGGCGTTCCACCCGTATGTGACTGCCTGCATGTGCGTGGGATATATGGTGTGACTTCCTGCCATGGCGCCCGCCGCATGGCGCGGATACCGTTGCACTCCGCATGGGCAAGCGGCATGCCAGGGCAGGAGGTCATATGACGACCGTCATCATCAGTCTATGACATTGTCCAGTATGTCGACGATGATGCCGGTCGCGGCGGCCAGAAGCACGATGTCAGAGCCGACCTGCCGCCATTCATAGCCGTCGCGCTGCGGCAGCCGGCCAAGCAGCGGCCCTGGCAACTGCTTCTTCGCAATGCCGGGCGGCAGCGGTTTGCCGCGTGCGTAATTGCGCGCGATCCCCGGTGGCAGCGGCGCCGGCCTGAACAGCGGGTCGTGGCGGTTGATATAGTCGTAAATGATCCGGCGCTCGTCGGTGGTGATGACGTTGAGTGTGATCAGC
The DNA window shown above is from Tistrella bauzanensis and carries:
- a CDS encoding XRE family transcriptional regulator, translating into MWRERRGLTMAELGQRVGTEASQINKLEKGNRRLTAEWMGRLARALDCAPADLLMPDPAGLAAELGEAPPPPSPLAPPAGYAATGHMASGPRRTAAGHDVPTDAVTLTGAAPRDLPVFGAAVGGDDGAFDFNGAVNEYVARPPILAGVANGYAVYVQGESMEPRYFAGELVHVNPNRPITAGCFVVVQIRTGDPHMPTRGLIKQFVRRTASRLCLRQFNPRADLDHDLASVLTVHRIVGASDYG
- a CDS encoding DUF6362 family protein; this encodes MTHSFDTKGTIYDMERDARYAPGAQDLLAPVKALFDEAIHTLRRLPPAERPMRARVSWDELGLGVDRPAGRGVAASRGPAPGAAEISRLDLALEIGLKLDPLHRRIIWARAEGRLWKVIAGDLNLDRTTCWRHWQRALAQAALVHALIVETGRSTRM
- a CDS encoding anti-virulence regulator CigR family protein, producing MAILAASAAVAQPPGHAKGGHGAGGPEQAAHGKDKAGRGSPDIKDHGHDRGGSYAPSSLITLNVITTDERRIIYDYINRHDPLFRPAPLPPGIARNYARGKPLPPGIAKKQLPGPLLGRLPQRDGYEWRQVGSDIVLLAAATGIIVDILDNVID
- a CDS encoding glycoside hydrolase family 108 protein — encoded protein: MTTISFDSGTAIGAPVPGRLFPAALGIVLAWEGGGQVTDDPLDPGGITRWGISLAFLRRVDPQANPAQIRKLTRDDAAALYAAQFWQPLRADLLPPALALFAFDTAVNLGVPRAARLLQQAVGTAPDGVIGPRSLSAAAAVAERPQRLTDALGEMAVGRVQIYVTRPGFPRFGRGWMRRVFDLHARALVLTGPRGVEREAV
- a CDS encoding phage holin family protein produces the protein MPDFLQGLWSGIRETADLIGLTVLAAYLGRLLVHVGEVQRGRRRFFSKHLWWELVAAVAIGMIADGMAHQLGLTGPPRTAAIVTIAYLGPRGLEELIVRLIATRRGG